The proteins below are encoded in one region of Sulfolobus sp. A20:
- a CDS encoding 30S ribosomal protein S27ae — protein MAKNEKVKAIVRTYYVIENGKIKLKNKKCPRCGSVMAHHMKPNERWACGKCGYTEFIGTGRKK, from the coding sequence GTGGCAAAGAATGAAAAAGTTAAGGCAATAGTTAGGACGTATTATGTAATTGAAAACGGCAAGATAAAACTAAAGAATAAGAAATGTCCTAGATGCGGTAGTGTTATGGCTCATCACATGAAGCCTAATGAAAGATGGGCTTGTGGCAAATGTGGATACACTGAGTTTATAGGTACTGGGAGGAAAAAGTAA